The Saccharopolyspora gloriosae genome window below encodes:
- a CDS encoding nuclear transport factor 2 family protein has product MTIEQNRASARRLVEGLSTGRLSDALDVLDDAAVWTVMADPSSFPVSGSMSRAAFIEHMERFHASLPDAISVTVTNVIADEAGAAVEAVSRARLHNGKHLDQAYHFAFEFRDAKVVAAREYIDTARALAAFSE; this is encoded by the coding sequence ATGACGATCGAGCAGAACAGGGCATCGGCCCGGCGCCTCGTTGAAGGGCTGTCGACAGGCCGGCTCTCCGATGCCCTCGACGTCCTCGACGACGCGGCCGTGTGGACGGTGATGGCCGACCCGAGCTCGTTCCCGGTCTCCGGGAGCATGTCGAGGGCCGCCTTCATCGAGCACATGGAGCGCTTCCACGCATCGCTGCCCGACGCGATCAGCGTGACGGTGACGAACGTGATCGCGGATGAGGCCGGCGCCGCCGTCGAGGCGGTTTCACGCGCACGGTTGCACAACGGGAAGCACCTCGACCAGGCATATCATTTCGCGTTCGAGTTCAGGGACGCGAAAGTGGTGGCGGCCAGGGAGTACATCGACACGGCCCGTGCTCTCGCCGCGTTCTCCGAGTAA